Proteins from one Oryzomonas sagensis genomic window:
- a CDS encoding ArsR/SmtB family transcription factor, which yields MDSHKSIAHLLKILGNPIRLKILSSMANESKTVKNISEHLGLKQTTVSKHVALLKINGIIEGKRNSSIMHYAIVDLQAKKLINSLVCHAIQTNNVLSSTEAD from the coding sequence ATGGACTCGCACAAATCAATAGCTCATCTTCTAAAAATACTTGGGAATCCCATACGCCTTAAAATTTTATCGAGTATGGCAAATGAATCAAAAACAGTTAAAAACATATCGGAACATCTTGGACTGAAACAGACTACAGTATCCAAACATGTTGCCTTATTGAAAATAAATGGAATTATCGAAGGTAAACGTAATAGTTCTATAATGCACTATGCTATTGTTGATTTGCAGGCTAAAAAACTTATAAATTCATTGGTTTGTCATGCTATACAAACCAATAATGTTCTCTCAAGTACTGAAGCTGATTAG
- a CDS encoding peptidylprolyl isomerase, with protein MKHSAMLLKSMISLWMLPLLISACSVTSSNVTPPLSTTEISATDLKKTAARVNDKDITVAELKRAQIILMADRPGLQIPPSLQKEFEMQALNQLISSELLFQAGQKLDIKDLDKQADAKLAKIKNGFSDAKDYDRALQNIGMNEKMLYDDTRRELVISNFVKTNISSKITVSDEEIKKFYDQNPDKFRQDEQIRASHILIGVDSKAGIEARKAAREKAEKLHNELLNGADFATLAKANSTCPSAKQGGDLGFFGRGKMDPQFERAAFALERGGLSNVVETRFGYHIIKLLNLKKAETVSLSEARDKIEDYLRTQKTNAAIGDFVGGARRSAKIDVLLP; from the coding sequence ATGAAACACTCAGCCATGCTTCTAAAATCAATGATTTCATTGTGGATGTTGCCGTTATTGATTTCAGCATGTTCGGTTACATCATCGAATGTAACCCCGCCATTATCAACTACCGAAATCTCCGCAACCGATCTCAAAAAAACAGCAGCAAGAGTGAATGACAAAGATATTACCGTCGCCGAACTCAAGCGGGCTCAAATAATTTTAATGGCGGACCGACCCGGTTTACAAATTCCACCATCTCTGCAAAAGGAATTTGAAATGCAGGCTCTCAATCAATTGATCAGTTCGGAACTGCTTTTCCAGGCTGGCCAGAAGCTTGATATAAAAGATCTCGACAAACAGGCTGATGCAAAGCTGGCTAAAATCAAAAATGGCTTTTCCGATGCCAAGGATTATGACAGGGCGCTCCAAAATATCGGAATGAATGAGAAGATGCTCTATGACGACACTCGCCGAGAACTGGTCATCAGCAATTTTGTCAAAACGAACATCTCTTCCAAAATTACGGTCAGCGACGAAGAGATCAAAAAGTTTTATGACCAGAATCCTGACAAGTTCCGTCAGGATGAACAGATTAGGGCTAGCCATATATTGATAGGTGTTGACAGCAAAGCAGGGATTGAAGCGAGGAAGGCGGCTCGTGAAAAGGCCGAGAAACTTCACAATGAACTGTTAAACGGTGCTGATTTTGCCACACTGGCCAAGGCAAATTCAACCTGTCCCAGCGCTAAGCAAGGAGGCGATCTGGGCTTTTTCGGTAGAGGCAAGATGGACCCTCAATTCGAACGGGCCGCTTTTGCTCTTGAACGGGGAGGTCTGAGCAACGTAGTGGAGACACGATTTGGCTATCATATAATCAAGTTGCTGAACCTGAAGAAAGCAGAGACTGTCTCCCTGTCTGAAGCCAGGGATAAGATCGAAGATTATCTCAGAACTCAAAAAACGAATGCGGCTATTGGAGATTTTGTTGGCGGGGCACGTAGAAGCGCCAAAATTGACGTGCTGCTGCCATAA